A part of Silvimonas soli genomic DNA contains:
- the rarD gene encoding EamA family transporter RarD translates to MLSGRGVALSVTASVIFATIGWFAALLRPLDGMGIVAWRVVWTVPAMAVALVLLGQTGRFRALCMRLRTEPRLWLVLPVTASLLFIQQWIFMWAPQVGRLMEVSLGYFLLPLVMVLTGFLFYHERPSRLQWLAVACAMVGVAHEIWLTQAFSWVTLVTSVGYPPYLMLRRWIKLDPVAGFLLEILFILPFVAFYLFTHHPATQALSVKPMLWAMLPLLGIMSAAAFALYLAASKLLPMGVLGILGYVEPALLFFISILFLGEPFTMAGLGTYVPIWLAVLLTCGHSVLTLQRQRTAAQ, encoded by the coding sequence ATGTTATCCGGCCGGGGCGTTGCCCTATCAGTTACCGCTTCTGTCATCTTCGCCACCATTGGCTGGTTTGCCGCCTTGTTGCGCCCACTGGATGGCATGGGCATTGTGGCGTGGCGCGTCGTCTGGACGGTGCCCGCGATGGCGGTGGCATTGGTGTTGTTGGGGCAGACGGGTCGTTTTCGGGCGCTATGCATGCGTTTGCGCACCGAACCCAGACTATGGCTGGTGCTGCCAGTCACCGCTTCCCTGCTGTTTATCCAGCAATGGATCTTCATGTGGGCACCGCAAGTGGGCCGCCTGATGGAGGTTTCGCTCGGCTATTTTCTGCTGCCGCTGGTGATGGTGCTGACCGGATTCCTGTTTTATCACGAACGACCCAGCCGTTTGCAGTGGCTGGCGGTGGCCTGCGCCATGGTCGGCGTGGCGCATGAAATCTGGCTGACCCAGGCGTTTTCATGGGTCACCCTGGTGACTTCTGTCGGCTATCCGCCCTACTTGATGCTGCGACGCTGGATCAAACTGGACCCGGTCGCAGGCTTCTTGCTGGAAATCCTGTTTATCCTGCCGTTTGTGGCGTTTTATCTGTTTACCCATCATCCGGCGACCCAAGCACTTAGCGTTAAACCCATGCTGTGGGCAATGCTGCCCTTGCTGGGCATCATGAGCGCGGCGGCATTTGCGCTGTATCTGGCCGCCAGCAAATTGCTGCCCATGGGCGTGCTGGGGATTCTGGGTTACGTCGAACCCGCCCTGCTGTTTTTTATCTCCATCCTGTTTTTGGGCGAGCCATTCACCATGGCGGGTCTGGGCACCTACGTGCCGATCTGGCTGGCAGTGCTGCTCACTTGCGGCCACAGCGTGCTCACCTTGCAGCGGCAACGCACAGCCGCTCAGTAA
- the ypfJ gene encoding KPN_02809 family neutral zinc metallopeptidase has translation MRWNDMRESQNVDDREGQSGGGGGGGFGGGGLRLGVGGIVVVVVVGLLFGKSPMEMLGLISQLSGGGAPQVQQQRPQTPATTTANANDPNKLMVKKVLGDTEDTWGRIFKASGRTYTAPTLVLFQGSVASGCGQTSSAVGPFYCPTDQKLYIDRGFFDELRNRFGAPGEFAEAYVVAHEVGHHVQNLLGISEKVSQRERQVSKAQANALSVRLELQADCFAGVWGHDAEQRQLVNGQDMDQALVAANAIGDDTLQRNAGRNVTPDSFTHGTSDQRQRWFRKGFDSGSVDECNTFTAKQL, from the coding sequence ATGCGTTGGAACGACATGCGCGAAAGCCAGAACGTGGACGACCGCGAAGGTCAAAGTGGCGGCGGCGGTGGCGGGGGATTTGGTGGAGGCGGACTGCGCTTGGGAGTAGGCGGGATTGTGGTGGTGGTAGTGGTCGGCTTGCTGTTTGGCAAAAGCCCCATGGAAATGCTCGGGCTGATCTCGCAATTGTCTGGCGGTGGCGCGCCGCAAGTGCAGCAGCAGCGCCCGCAAACCCCGGCAACCACAACTGCCAACGCCAACGATCCCAACAAGTTGATGGTCAAAAAGGTGCTGGGCGATACCGAAGATACCTGGGGGCGGATATTCAAAGCGTCCGGGCGCACATACACGGCGCCCACGCTGGTGTTGTTTCAAGGTTCAGTTGCGTCTGGTTGTGGCCAGACCAGTTCGGCTGTTGGCCCGTTTTATTGCCCGACTGACCAAAAACTGTATATCGATCGCGGTTTTTTTGACGAATTACGCAACCGTTTTGGCGCGCCCGGTGAATTTGCCGAAGCCTACGTAGTGGCACACGAGGTCGGCCATCACGTGCAGAATCTGTTGGGTATCTCGGAAAAAGTCAGCCAGCGCGAACGGCAGGTGAGCAAGGCGCAGGCGAACGCGTTATCAGTGCGGCTGGAGTTGCAGGCCGATTGTTTTGCTGGTGTGTGGGGCCACGATGCGGAGCAGCGGCAACTGGTGAATGGTCAGGACATGGATCAAGCCTTGGTCGCGGCCAACGCCATTGGCGACGATACATTGCAGCGCAATGCCGGGCGCAATGTCACCCCGGATTCGTTTACTCACGGCACGTCCGATCAGCGCCAGCGCTGGTTCCGTAAAGGCTTTGATAGTGGCAGTGTGGACGAATGCAATACGTTTACCGCCAAGCAGCTTTGA
- the arfB gene encoding alternative ribosome rescue aminoacyl-tRNA hydrolase ArfB, with protein MAVEMLEITARVAISFDEFTLTAIRAQGAGGQNVNKTSTAIHLRFDINASSLPERYKTALLAMSHHLITQEGVVIIKAQEHRSQEMNRVSAIARLQSLIHDAGVVQKARFATKPSRSAKRKRTDQKVQRGQIKAMRGKVDF; from the coding sequence ATGGCCGTTGAAATGCTGGAAATCACCGCGCGCGTGGCGATTTCATTCGACGAATTCACCTTGACCGCCATCCGGGCCCAAGGCGCGGGCGGGCAGAACGTCAACAAGACGTCCACCGCAATTCACCTGCGCTTTGATATCAATGCTTCCAGCTTGCCGGAGCGCTACAAAACGGCGCTGCTGGCAATGAGCCACCATCTGATTACCCAGGAAGGCGTGGTGATCATCAAGGCGCAGGAACATCGCAGCCAGGAAATGAATCGTGTGTCCGCCATTGCCCGGCTGCAAAGCCTGATTCATGACGCCGGTGTGGTGCAAAAAGCCCGTTTTGCCACCAAGCCCAGCCGCAGCGCCAAACGTAAACGTACCGATCAAAAAGTACAGCGCGGGCAAATCAAAGCCATGCGCGGCAAAGTGGATTTCTAG
- a CDS encoding DMT family transporter has product MENLFVALVLFSAILHASWNALLHLSADRLWQWGMMAVPYAVISGIAVTVLPLPAQASWPYIAASTLLQFAYAFALIKAYRSGDFGQIYPIARGLSPLLIAGGAFLFAGESLHPLALGGIGLVSVGIISLSFKNGLRFSAQSVPAALLTGVFIAGYTVVDGMGVRLAGNAFSYIAWVYLLWSIPLLLTVYRLRGGWNGLFGQRVMAAKGMAAGLVSLTAYGIVINALQYLPMGMVSALRELSSIFAVAMGWLFMQEKLTMRRLLACALVSIGAVLIRI; this is encoded by the coding sequence ATGGAAAACCTGTTTGTTGCCCTGGTCTTGTTCTCGGCCATTTTGCATGCCAGCTGGAACGCCCTACTGCATCTAAGCGCAGACCGGCTGTGGCAATGGGGCATGATGGCGGTGCCCTATGCAGTGATTTCCGGCATTGCCGTTACGGTGCTGCCACTGCCTGCGCAGGCGAGTTGGCCGTATATAGCGGCTTCCACCTTGCTCCAATTTGCCTACGCCTTTGCCTTGATCAAGGCCTACCGCTCAGGTGATTTCGGGCAGATTTATCCGATTGCCCGGGGCCTTTCACCGTTGCTGATCGCTGGCGGAGCGTTTCTTTTCGCGGGCGAATCGTTGCACCCGCTGGCGCTGGGCGGCATCGGCCTGGTGTCGGTCGGCATCATTTCGTTATCTTTCAAAAACGGCTTGCGCTTTTCTGCCCAGAGCGTGCCCGCTGCATTACTGACCGGCGTGTTCATTGCCGGTTACACCGTGGTCGATGGCATGGGCGTGCGCCTGGCTGGCAATGCGTTTAGCTATATCGCATGGGTGTACTTGCTGTGGAGCATTCCGTTACTGCTGACGGTATACCGCTTGCGCGGTGGCTGGAATGGCCTGTTCGGGCAGCGAGTCATGGCGGCCAAAGGCATGGCCGCGGGATTGGTATCACTAACGGCCTACGGCATTGTGATTAACGCGCTGCAATACCTGCCAATGGGCATGGTGTCAGCGCTGCGCGAACTCAGTTCGATTTTTGCCGTGGCGATGGGCTGGCTGTTCATGCAGGAAAAACTCACCATGCGACGCCTGCTGGCGTGCGCGCTGGTGAGTATCGGTGCGGTGTTGATCCGGATCTGA
- a CDS encoding methyl-accepting chemotaxis protein, with translation MSQKTQWGHLRTRIVLVAGAAIFIGFAVMVGLLVKMSYDRAEEAGFELAREQAVSYAQTVQNQLDRTFLLPRHLARAVSGIKAIGKTDRKLVDTVILRMLDDAPGVTGLWMVWEPNAFDGNDDAFRLDWPKQDPSGRYTPYMTRGKDGKATVDTMMESSRIKDFPKYHDHPETYVPDYEKPGWGDFYYVPKQRQRDTITEPFPYEVANAKVLESSLVSVIKDDSGKFLGVAAADLTLDDLQKQLSTLHPYDTGYVTLLSEGGLYVAAKDASLLGKPVASGTPLADAVGKIKSGEDFQLEGKEYTHFFHAIKIGDTGQYWSLGVSVPTAAITAPAVRLRNIAIAIAVVSLVVILLVIYAVVSALTRPLIRLAGTMEGLASGKGDLTARIAITNRDEIGQTADAFNRFIASLHSMFVEVRQQSQAVTQSASQLASSAESVKGSSQQQSEASSATAAGVEQVTVSIQHIADTANQAEDLARETGQLTENSTQTVQQVATSIAGVTQTMHALTERMSQLGARSQEVSTIVKVITDIAEQTNLLALNAAIEAARAGEMGRGFAVVADEVRKLAARTGEATHEITRIVHAIRQDTQDAITDVAHTRDQVVGSVSVTDEANSTMGQVRSHTGELVTRMVDIAAATREQSSASLDIARNVERISTMAQSNGHVVGEMAAAVQQLNTLAANLERLVGNFRL, from the coding sequence ATGAGCCAGAAAACGCAGTGGGGCCACTTACGCACACGCATCGTCCTGGTTGCCGGAGCAGCCATTTTTATCGGCTTTGCCGTCATGGTCGGGTTGCTGGTCAAAATGAGTTACGACCGCGCCGAAGAAGCAGGTTTTGAACTGGCGCGAGAGCAAGCCGTCAGTTACGCCCAAACCGTACAAAACCAGCTCGACCGCACCTTCTTGTTGCCACGCCATCTGGCGCGCGCGGTGAGTGGCATCAAGGCCATCGGCAAAACCGACCGCAAACTGGTCGACACCGTCATTTTGCGCATGCTGGACGACGCACCCGGCGTAACCGGTTTGTGGATGGTGTGGGAGCCCAACGCGTTTGACGGCAATGATGATGCCTTCCGGCTGGACTGGCCCAAGCAAGACCCGAGCGGCCGTTACACGCCCTACATGACCCGTGGCAAAGATGGCAAAGCCACGGTCGACACCATGATGGAATCCTCGCGCATCAAGGACTTCCCCAAATATCACGATCACCCGGAAACCTACGTCCCGGATTACGAAAAACCAGGCTGGGGTGATTTCTATTACGTCCCCAAACAACGCCAGCGCGACACCATTACCGAGCCATTCCCTTATGAAGTGGCCAACGCCAAAGTGCTGGAAAGCTCGCTGGTATCGGTCATCAAGGACGACAGCGGCAAGTTCCTCGGCGTTGCTGCGGCAGATTTGACGCTGGATGATCTGCAAAAGCAGTTATCCACGCTGCATCCGTATGACACCGGCTACGTCACGCTGTTATCTGAAGGCGGCCTGTATGTGGCGGCCAAAGACGCCAGCCTGTTAGGCAAACCGGTGGCAAGCGGCACGCCACTGGCCGACGCTGTGGGCAAGATCAAAAGCGGAGAAGACTTTCAACTGGAAGGCAAGGAATACACCCATTTCTTTCACGCCATCAAAATTGGCGACACCGGCCAGTATTGGTCGTTGGGCGTGAGCGTGCCAACTGCGGCGATCACCGCGCCTGCCGTGCGTTTGCGCAATATTGCAATTGCCATCGCCGTGGTGTCGCTGGTGGTGATTTTGCTGGTGATTTACGCCGTGGTCAGCGCCCTCACCCGTCCATTGATCCGGCTGGCTGGCACCATGGAAGGGCTGGCCTCGGGTAAAGGCGATTTGACCGCGCGCATTGCCATTACCAACCGCGATGAAATTGGCCAGACCGCCGATGCGTTCAACCGCTTTATCGCCAGTTTGCACAGCATGTTTGTCGAAGTGCGCCAGCAAAGCCAGGCGGTAACGCAATCAGCCAGCCAGTTGGCCAGTTCTGCCGAGTCGGTCAAAGGTTCGTCCCAGCAACAGTCCGAAGCCTCCAGTGCAACTGCCGCCGGAGTGGAACAAGTCACGGTCAGCATTCAGCACATTGCCGACACCGCCAATCAGGCGGAAGACCTGGCGCGCGAAACCGGCCAGCTCACCGAAAACAGCACGCAAACCGTCCAGCAAGTGGCGACCAGTATTGCCGGGGTAACGCAGACCATGCATGCGCTGACCGAGCGTATGAGTCAGTTGGGCGCACGCTCACAAGAAGTCAGCACCATCGTCAAAGTGATTACCGACATCGCCGAGCAGACCAATTTGCTGGCCCTGAACGCAGCCATTGAGGCCGCCCGCGCTGGCGAAATGGGTCGTGGGTTTGCGGTGGTGGCCGATGAAGTCCGCAAACTGGCCGCCCGTACTGGCGAGGCTACGCATGAGATCACACGCATCGTGCACGCCATTCGCCAGGATACCCAAGACGCCATTACCGACGTCGCCCACACGCGGGATCAGGTAGTGGGCAGTGTGAGTGTGACGGACGAAGCCAACAGCACCATGGGCCAGGTCCGCAGCCATACCGGCGAACTGGTTACCCGTATGGTGGATATCGCTGCCGCCACGCGCGAGCAGTCGTCGGCCAGTCTGGATATCGCCCGCAATGTGGAACGCATCAGCACCATGGCGCAAAGCAACGGCCATGTGGTGGGCGAAATGGCGGCCGCCGTGCAGCAACTGAATACGCTGGCGGCCAATCTGGAACGGCTGGTAGGCAATTTCCGGTTGTGA